One region of Cydia fagiglandana chromosome 15, ilCydFagi1.1, whole genome shotgun sequence genomic DNA includes:
- the LOC134671160 gene encoding uncharacterized protein LOC134671160, which produces MDLLSKLQKEMNSMKELFNSRMATFENSISTQAPAPPAVRDDFNSFKDFIGKMVSGLQNQMDIVLKTLEEMETRSRAGILLLHGVPEAEGEIAPSKVTDICQNRLQLSDITTNSFVSCHRLGKNKAASKPRAILIKFSCSRTRDVVWAAKKLLKGSGFTLSEFLTNTRHAVFLEARRIYGVKGSWTSDGRIVVVCPDGSRHKITTMDELRALPLPSDANGAALKSTASVGAEASGEPVLPNAANATSAAAARRVLPNRGTRK; this is translated from the coding sequence ATGGATCTCCTGTCAAAACTCCAAAAGGAAATGAACAGTATGAAGGAACTTTTCAATTCACGGATGGCTACTTTTGAGAACTCCATTTCCACTCAGGCACCAGCACCTCCAGCTGTCCGGGACGACTTCAACAGCTTCAAAGATTTTATAGGAAAAATGGTCTCGGGCCTGCAGAATCAAATGGATATAGTCTTGAAGACTTTGGAGGAGATGGAGACGCGCTCTCGGGCTGGAATATTATTGCTACACGGAGTCCCGGAGGCTGAGGGTGAGATAGCCCCATCTAAAGTGACAGACATTTGTCAAAATAGGCTTCAGCTGAGTGACATCACAACTAACTCATTTGTTAGTTGCCACCGACTTGGTAAGAACAAAGCAGCTTCCAAACCTAGGGCAATATTAATCAAATTTTCCTGCTCCAGAACCCGGGATGTTGTGTGGGCTGCCAAGAAGCTCCTTAAAGGGTCTGGCTTCACTTTATCAGAGTTTCTAACAAATACCCGGCATGCTGTGTTTCTTGAGGCCAGGCGTATCTACGGAGTCAAAGGTAGTTGGACCAGCGATGGCCGGATTGTTGTAGTATGCCCAGATGGTTCACGACATAAAATAACAACTATGGACGAGCTTCGTGCACTGCCCTTGCCCTCTGATGCCAATGGGGCCGCCCTAAAGTCCACTGCGAGTGTTGGTGCAGAGGCCAGCGGTGAACCCGTGCTGCCTAACGCTGCCAACGCAACTTCCGCAGCTGCAGCACGCAGGGTTCTTCCAAATCGAGGCACGCGGAAATGA